Proteins from one Ahaetulla prasina isolate Xishuangbanna chromosome 2, ASM2864084v1, whole genome shotgun sequence genomic window:
- the LOC131193100 gene encoding zinc finger protein 850-like isoform X1, whose translation MEGLVQEWSFIMHVNLVRHQRIYIGQKSYKRLTCEESFNQNSNLVNHQRTHTVNKSYVCPNSDKRFIRKFHLARHQRTHTGDKPFECPDCGKCFSRNYDLVIHQRTHTGEKLPECPDCGKSFFQKSHLVNHQRINTGEKPYECPNCGKRFSQKSHLVNHLRTHTGEKSFECPDCGKRFSHNSSLMKHHSIHIGGKPFECPDCGKSFSQNYDLVIHQRTHTGEKLHHCPDCVKSFSHKSHLVIHQRTHTGEKLFECLDCGKSFSKNSSLVDHQRTHTGEKPFECPDCGKVFSQNSHLMVHQRTHTGEKPFKCLDCGKSFSQNSSLVKHQRTHTGEKPFKCLDCGKSFSQNSSLLNHQRTHTGEKPFECLDCGKSFSQNSSLLNHQRTHTGEKPFECPDCGKVFSQNSHLMIHQRSHTGEKPFQCSYCGKRFSHNSSLMKHHSIHIGGKPFECPDCGKSFSQNYDLVIHQRTHTGEKLHHCPDCVKSFSHKSHLVNHQRTHTGEKPYECLDCGKTFSHKSHLVNHQRTHTGEKPYECPDCGKSFTQNSNLVNHQRIHTGEKPYECPNCGKCFSHSSSLVIHQRSHTGEKPFECPICGKSFSRYCSLVNHQRTHTGEKPFECSECGKSFSHNSSLVKHQRTHKGEKPCQCPDCGKSFSHNSSLVIHQRTHTREKPFECPDYWKSFSHNSSLVIHQMTHKGKKPFECSYCGKSFSHNSSLVKHQRTHTGDKPYECPVCGKDFSQNSGLVIHQRTHTGEKPFECSDCGKRFCWNSDLVKHKRTHTGEKPFECPDCEKGFSRNSSLVIHQRSHTGEKPFECPDCGKSFSLNSSLVKHQRTHTGEKPFECPDCGKSFSQNYDLVKHQRTHTGEKPFECPVCGKRFCQNSSLVKHQRIHTGEKPFECSDCGKRFIWNSELVKHQRTHTGEKPFECPDCGKKFSENSKLVKHQRTHMRETI comes from the coding sequence ATGGAAGGACTCGTACAGGAATGGAGCTTTATCATGCATGTCAacttggtgagacaccagaggatttATATCGGGCAGAAATCATATAAGCGTCTAACTTGTGAGGAAAGTTTCAAtcagaattccaacctggtgaaccaccagaggactcacacagtaaACAAATCATATGTATGTCCAAATTCTGACAAAAGGTTCATTAGAAAATTTCATCTCGCAAGACATcagaggacacacacaggagacaaaccctttgaatgtcccgattgtgggaaatgtttcagtcgaAATTatgacctggtgatacaccaaaggacgcacacaggagagaagctgcCTGAGTGCCCAGATTGtggaaaaagtttctttcaaaaaTCCCATCTAGTGAATCACCAAAGGAttaacacaggagagaaaccctatgaGTGTCCAAATTGTGGGAAAAGGTTCAGTCAAAAATCCCACCTAGTGAATCAtctgaggactcacacaggagagaaatcatttgaatgtcctgattgtgggaaacgtttcagtcacaattccagcCTCATGAAACATCATAGCATTCACATTGGAGGgaaaccatttgaatgtcctgattgtgggaaaagttttagtcagaATTATGACCTAGtaatacaccagagaactcacacaggagaaaaactgcACCACTGCCCAGATTGTgtgaaaagtttcagtcacaaatcccacctagtgatacaccagaggactcacacaggagagaaactttttgaatgtcttgattgtgggaaaagtttcagtaagaATTCCAGCTTGGTGgaccaccagagaactcacacaggagagaaaccctttgaatgtcctgactgtggaaaagttttcagtcagaattcccatctcatggtacaccagaggactcacacaggagagaaaccctttaaatgtcttgattgtgggaaaagtttcagtcagaattccagcctggtgaagcaccagaggactcacacaggagagaaaccctttaaatgtcttgattgtgggaaaagtttcagtcagaattccagcctgttgaaccaccagaggactcacacaggagagaaaccctttgaatgtcttgattgtgggaaaagtttcagtcagaattccagcctgttgaaccaccagaggactcacacaggagagaaaccctttgaatgtcctgactgtggaaaagttttcagtcagaattcccatctcatgatacaccagaggagtcacacaggagagaaaccctttcaatgttcttattgtgggaaacgtttcagtcacaattccagcCTCATGAAACATCATAGCATTCACATTGGagggaaaccctttgaatgtcctgattgtgggaaaagttttagtcagaATTATGACCTAGTAATacatcagagaactcacacaggagaaaaactgcACCACTGCCCAGATTGTgtgaaaagtttcagtcacaaatcccACCTAGTGaatcaccagaggactcacacaggagagaaaccgtatgagtgtctGGATTGTGGGAAAACTTTCAGTCACAAATCCCATCTAGTGAatcaccagaggactcatacaggagagaaaccatatgagtgcccAGATTGTGGCAAAAGTTTCACtcagaattccaacctggtgaaccaccagaggattcacacaggagagaaaccctatgaGTGTCctaattgtgggaaatgtttcagtcacaGTTCCAGCCTGGTCATACACCAGAggtctcacacaggagaaaaaccttttgaatgtcctatttgtgggaaaagtttcagtcgatACTGCAGCCTGGTGaaccaccagaggactcacacaggagagaaaccctttgaatgttctgaatgtgggaaaagcttcagtcacaattccagcctggtgaaacaccaaaGGACTCACAAAGGAGAGAAGCCGTgtcaatgtcctgattgtgggaaaagtttcagtcacaattccagcctagtgatacaccagaggactcacacaagagagaaaccctttgaatgtcctgattattggaaaagtttcagtcacaattccagcCTTGTGATACACCAGATGACTCACAAAGgaaagaaaccctttgaatgttcttattgtgggaaaagtttcagtcacaattccagcctggtgaaacaccagaggactcacacaggagataaACCCTatgaatgtcctgtttgtgggaaagatttcagtCAGAATTCAGGTCTGGTGattcatcagaggactcacacaggagagaaaccctttgaatgttctgattgtggcaAACGTTTCTGTTGGAATTCCGATTTGGTTAAACAcaagagaactcacacaggagaaaaaccctttgaatgtcctgattgtgagaaaGGTTTCAGTCGGAATTCAAGTCTGGTGATTCATCAGAGgagtcacacaggagaaaaaccctttgaatgtcctgattgtgggaaaagtttcagtttgAATTCCAGTTTGGTTAAacaccaaaggactcacacaggggagaaaccctttgaatgtcctgattgtgggaaaagtttcagtcagaattatgacctggtgaaacaccagagaactcacacaggagaaaaaccctttgaatgtcctgtttgtgggaaacgATTCtgtcagaattccagcctggtgaaacaccagaggattcacacaggagagaaaccctttgaatgttctgattgtggaaAACGTTTCATTTGGAATTCTGagctggtgaaacaccagaggactcacacaggagagaaaccctttgaatgtcccgaTTGTGGGAAAAAATTCAGTGAGAATTCTaaactggtgaaacaccagaggactcacatgaGAGAAACGATATGA